Proteins from a single region of Catenulispora acidiphila DSM 44928:
- a CDS encoding RidA family protein translates to MASEKTEIRTDGAPAPMPVFSQGVRKGPILQVSGQGGEDPATGDYVAPGDVKAQTKRTLENVKAIVEAGGGTVDDIVMLRVYLTTRDHFGAMNEAYAEFMAANLGVDGVKPSRTTVFVELPKESMLVEIDALAVVA, encoded by the coding sequence ATGGCTTCCGAGAAGACCGAGATCCGCACCGACGGCGCCCCGGCCCCGATGCCGGTGTTCTCCCAGGGCGTCCGCAAGGGCCCGATCCTGCAGGTGTCCGGACAGGGCGGGGAGGACCCGGCGACCGGCGATTACGTGGCGCCCGGCGACGTGAAGGCGCAGACCAAGCGCACGCTGGAGAACGTGAAGGCGATCGTCGAGGCCGGGGGCGGCACCGTCGACGACATCGTGATGCTGCGCGTCTACCTCACCACGCGCGACCACTTCGGGGCCATGAACGAGGCATACGCGGAGTTCATGGCGGCGAACCTCGGCGTGGACGGCGTGAAGCCGAGCCGGACGACGGTGTTCGTGGAGCTGCCGAAGGAGTCGATGCTGGTGGAGATCGACGCGCTGGCGGTCGTCGCCTGA